The Thiosulfativibrio zosterae genome has a window encoding:
- a CDS encoding AAA family ATPase, producing MKALALTIQAFGPFADTQTIDFNAFGDSSLYLINGNTGSGKTTLLDAISFALYGDTTGKERDATEMRCDYANASLLTQVTFEFKLGSKTYRIQRIPKQDAPKARGEGMTSKGPEAYLWEIHGDASTTLLASKKVTEVTQKVIELLGLNSEQFRQVMVLPQGRFRELLLADSKDREEIFSQLFQTQIYKQVEDKIKEQAKEVSDQIKAFETKIAGILETVELSSSDAVDTEITTLAVEHQIKLQQKNDLGQAHLKAIKQHQAGLNCQQQFDNLTAQQERLSIHLKEQPNIDQLKAAMKRALSAQKISPMFEQMELLTQDKLKLENTLQDLRVSNQQAIQVLATAEQSAKTANDNAKTIEQLNRELDKLQSYQDALQKLQLAHADMQTAHQAAQHQQANLTQAQVSIQTLKAAQHSAEQSLEGLQALVTQETDARLKQAQLQEQLKMVAELARLESLLSHKKQEGEQANQQVQIALQALNAAEQTATECQMRWHLGQANILAKTLKNNQACPVCGSLEHPQPAQWQDASHEIEQSHVDAAFAQVAACQKKHAEASNHLTALRTQYSELKSQRDQLKHALTTDASVEALNQSLADIQNQIQHIESAKTEQNNTQANLGNIKQQLSALEANLQVLQTEVYHLQTQAQLKHQAWSDLQTQLPEAYRNLEALNSAINNLQQRLAELKQAQETARLALEAARSRADKAQQSLESSQQQLKDLAQKQAASQQQWQMALEASDFKDVTEFKSALWSAQALEQHQKTINTYEEQLNQINGAIQQLQTSLADQAAPDLNRLQQQVDEVKVLLDNAELEFKAIDQRVTLLKSVQQKLALAHQENQTLQDEYHLIGTLSQVLSGAAGDKVNLQRFVLSLLLADVLEIASLRLKMMSNGRYELIRKEDKSKGNKTSGLDLEILDTWNDSSRGVATLSGGESFMAALSLALGLSDVVQSYSGGIKLDTLFIDEGFGSLDQESLDRSIEMLKQLQASGRSIGIISHVSELKEQMAMRIDVHASGQGSFLKVVV from the coding sequence ATGAAAGCACTCGCCTTAACCATCCAAGCCTTTGGCCCCTTTGCCGATACCCAAACCATCGACTTTAATGCGTTTGGCGACAGTTCACTGTACCTGATTAATGGCAATACGGGATCGGGTAAAACCACTCTTTTGGACGCCATCAGTTTTGCCCTGTATGGCGATACCACCGGTAAAGAAAGAGATGCCACCGAGATGCGCTGCGATTATGCCAATGCGTCCTTACTCACGCAAGTCACCTTTGAATTTAAACTCGGGTCAAAAACCTATCGCATTCAACGCATCCCCAAGCAAGATGCGCCCAAAGCCAGAGGCGAGGGGATGACTTCTAAAGGCCCAGAAGCCTATTTATGGGAAATCCATGGGGATGCTTCAACCACTTTGCTGGCCTCTAAAAAAGTCACCGAAGTTACCCAAAAGGTGATTGAACTGCTCGGTCTTAACAGCGAACAATTTAGACAAGTGATGGTGTTACCCCAAGGGCGCTTTAGAGAACTGTTATTAGCCGATTCTAAAGATCGAGAGGAGATTTTTAGCCAGTTATTTCAAACCCAAATCTACAAACAAGTCGAAGACAAAATTAAAGAACAAGCCAAAGAAGTCAGTGACCAAATCAAGGCTTTTGAAACCAAGATTGCCGGTATTTTAGAAACCGTAGAGTTAAGCTCAAGCGATGCCGTAGACACAGAAATAACAACCCTTGCAGTTGAACATCAAATCAAGCTTCAGCAAAAAAACGACCTGGGTCAAGCACATCTAAAAGCCATCAAACAACATCAAGCAGGGCTTAATTGTCAGCAACAGTTTGACAACTTAACCGCTCAGCAAGAAAGGTTAAGCATCCACCTCAAAGAACAACCCAACATAGATCAATTAAAAGCGGCCATGAAGCGTGCGCTCTCGGCACAAAAAATCAGTCCTATGTTTGAGCAGATGGAATTACTCACCCAAGACAAACTTAAACTGGAAAATACTCTTCAAGATTTAAGGGTGTCTAATCAACAAGCCATTCAAGTCCTAGCAACGGCAGAACAGTCGGCCAAAACCGCCAATGACAATGCCAAAACCATTGAGCAGCTTAATCGAGAACTAGACAAGCTGCAAAGCTATCAAGACGCGCTTCAAAAATTACAACTCGCCCACGCAGACATGCAAACTGCGCATCAAGCGGCACAGCATCAGCAAGCCAACCTAACTCAAGCACAAGTGTCCATACAAACGCTTAAAGCCGCACAACACTCAGCCGAGCAGAGTTTAGAAGGCTTGCAAGCCCTTGTCACTCAAGAAACAGATGCAAGATTAAAGCAAGCTCAACTGCAAGAACAGCTGAAAATGGTCGCGGAGCTTGCCAGACTTGAATCGCTACTGAGCCATAAAAAACAAGAAGGCGAGCAAGCCAATCAACAAGTGCAAATCGCTTTGCAAGCACTCAATGCTGCCGAACAAACTGCAACAGAATGTCAAATGCGCTGGCACCTAGGGCAAGCCAATATTCTGGCAAAAACCCTCAAAAACAACCAGGCCTGCCCCGTCTGTGGCAGTTTAGAGCATCCTCAGCCCGCTCAATGGCAAGATGCCAGTCATGAAATAGAGCAATCCCATGTAGATGCCGCATTTGCCCAAGTGGCGGCTTGTCAGAAAAAACACGCTGAAGCCAGTAATCACTTAACCGCTCTTAGAACCCAATACTCAGAATTAAAATCTCAGCGCGATCAACTCAAACACGCTTTAACAACCGATGCCTCTGTTGAAGCCTTAAATCAGTCCTTGGCTGACATTCAAAACCAGATACAACACATTGAGTCCGCCAAGACGGAACAGAATAATACTCAAGCCAATCTTGGCAATATCAAACAACAACTTTCAGCCCTAGAAGCTAATCTGCAAGTTTTACAAACCGAAGTTTATCATTTACAAACGCAAGCCCAGTTAAAACACCAGGCCTGGTCAGATTTACAAACCCAGCTCCCAGAAGCCTACCGCAATTTAGAGGCATTAAACTCGGCTATTAACAATTTGCAACAGCGTTTAGCCGAGTTAAAGCAAGCTCAAGAAACCGCAAGACTGGCATTAGAAGCGGCAAGAAGTCGAGCCGATAAAGCACAGCAGTCGCTTGAAAGCAGCCAACAACAGCTTAAAGACTTAGCGCAAAAACAAGCAGCTAGTCAGCAACAATGGCAAATGGCACTCGAGGCGAGCGACTTCAAAGATGTAACGGAATTTAAGTCGGCACTATGGTCAGCGCAAGCGTTAGAGCAGCATCAAAAAACCATCAACACCTATGAAGAACAGCTCAACCAAATCAACGGTGCGATTCAACAACTTCAAACTAGCCTAGCAGATCAAGCAGCGCCCGACTTAAATCGCTTACAACAACAAGTGGATGAGGTTAAAGTTTTGCTGGATAACGCAGAACTTGAGTTTAAAGCGATTGATCAAAGAGTCACGCTGCTGAAATCCGTTCAACAAAAACTCGCCCTTGCTCATCAAGAAAACCAAACTCTGCAAGATGAATATCACTTGATAGGCACTCTAAGCCAAGTGCTCTCGGGTGCTGCGGGGGATAAGGTTAATCTACAAAGGTTTGTGTTGAGCTTGTTGTTAGCTGATGTGTTAGAGATTGCCTCGTTACGCTTAAAAATGATGAGCAATGGTCGTTATGAGCTGATTCGCAAAGAAGATAAAAGCAAAGGCAATAAAACATCCGGCCTAGATTTAGAAATTTTAGACACCTGGAATGACAGCAGCCGGGGCGTTGCAACCCTCTCGGGTGGCGAATCCTTTATGGCGGCATTGTCTTTAGCCTTAGGCTTGTCTGATGTTGTGCAGTCTTATTCGGGTGGCATCAAACTCGATACCCTGTTTATTGATGAGGGCTTTGGCAGTTTAGACCAAGAGTCACTGGATCGCTCCATTGAAATGCTTAAACAGCTTCAAGCCAGTGGGCGCAGTATTGGCATAATTTCTCATGTGTCTGAGTTGAAAGAACAAATGGCAATGAGGATTGATGTGCATGCCAGCGGGCAGGGCAGTTTTTTAAAGGTAGTGGTTTAA
- a CDS encoding pirin family protein produces the protein MRQIKTIIHGQATSDGAGVQLRRYIGTSEIRNLDPFLMLDVFSTDQPQDYIGGFPPHPHRGFETVTYLIDGKMRHQDNAGNQGVIVPGGVQWMTAGRGIIHSEMPEQTNGLLKGFQLWINLPASHKMTPPKYQDFAPEAVPIEHSKTGGQIRVIAGKTQAGTEGPVKNTLVYPTFFDIQLTSKESFQHSLAADDQTFVFVLEGQISIGERTLKSGELAILTQGDKVSLQNTFEQISRLILVSGQPIREPIVQRGPFVMNTQAEIEQAFTDYQEDKF, from the coding sequence ATGCGTCAAATTAAAACAATCATTCATGGACAAGCCACCAGTGATGGCGCAGGCGTACAATTGCGCCGCTATATCGGCACTTCTGAAATTCGTAACCTTGACCCATTTTTAATGCTCGATGTTTTTTCAACCGACCAACCACAAGATTACATTGGCGGGTTTCCACCCCATCCACATCGTGGTTTTGAAACTGTGACCTATTTAATTGATGGCAAAATGCGCCATCAAGACAATGCGGGTAATCAAGGCGTGATTGTACCGGGTGGCGTGCAATGGATGACCGCAGGTCGCGGCATCATTCACTCAGAAATGCCTGAACAAACCAATGGGCTATTAAAAGGGTTTCAGCTGTGGATCAACTTACCCGCCAGCCATAAAATGACGCCCCCAAAATATCAAGACTTTGCCCCAGAAGCCGTGCCCATTGAGCACTCCAAAACTGGCGGTCAAATTCGAGTCATTGCCGGTAAAACACAAGCAGGCACAGAAGGCCCCGTTAAAAATACGCTGGTTTACCCCACCTTTTTTGACATTCAATTAACGTCAAAAGAATCCTTTCAACATTCATTGGCGGCAGACGACCAAACTTTTGTGTTTGTACTGGAAGGCCAAATATCGATTGGTGAGAGAACCTTAAAGTCTGGCGAACTAGCCATTTTGACGCAGGGTGATAAAGTGAGTTTGCAAAATACCTTCGAACAAATTAGTCGTTTGATTTTAGTGTCCGGGCAACCCATTCGAGAGCCGATTGTACAACGCGGACCTTTTGTCATGAACACCCAAGCAGAAATAGAACAAGCCTTTACGGATTACCAAGAAGACAAGTTTTAA
- the efp gene encoding elongation factor P, with translation MKTAQEMRVGNVFMMGNDPMVILKAEFNKSGRNSAVVKMKLKNVLTGQGTETVYKADDKLEDIVLDKKECTYSYFADPLFVFMDTEYNQYEIEKDDLGDVANYIEDGMSDVCDVTFYNGRPISVELPTIIVRAVAYTEPAARGDTSGKVMKTATLSTGAELTVASYIEIGELIEIDTRTGEFRKRA, from the coding sequence ATGAAAACAGCACAAGAAATGCGCGTTGGTAATGTGTTTATGATGGGTAATGACCCAATGGTCATCCTAAAAGCAGAATTTAACAAATCTGGTCGTAACTCAGCCGTTGTTAAAATGAAGTTAAAGAATGTTTTAACTGGCCAAGGCACTGAAACTGTCTATAAAGCAGATGACAAATTAGAAGACATCGTTTTAGATAAGAAAGAATGTACTTATAGCTATTTCGCTGATCCTTTATTTGTATTCATGGACACAGAATACAACCAATATGAAATTGAAAAAGATGATCTAGGCGATGTTGCTAACTACATTGAAGACGGTATGTCAGACGTATGTGACGTGACTTTCTACAACGGTCGCCCAATTTCAGTTGAATTACCAACCATCATTGTGCGTGCCGTTGCCTATACTGAACCTGCCGCGCGTGGCGATACTTCTGGTAAAGTGATGAAAACAGCGACTCTATCAACGGGTGCAGAATTAACGGTCGCCAGCTACATCGAAATCGGTGAACTGATCGAAATCGACACTCGCACCGGTGAGTTCCGTAAGCGCGCTTAA
- a CDS encoding tautomerase family protein codes for MPLINITLPQNALSAEQEEQLAQFASNALLTLEGMQQNPKAQMLSWVYFHKHPQNDYFIGGKRVAKPHYRFDVSIFANTMTERHKSQLTKQLTQEVLRLEGTDDNLMNAARVWVMFHEVADGNWGGAGQIYHLKDLMNMMQPKH; via the coding sequence ATGCCTTTAATCAATATAACCCTTCCCCAAAACGCTTTGAGTGCCGAACAAGAAGAACAGCTGGCGCAATTTGCATCCAATGCCCTACTCACTTTAGAAGGCATGCAACAAAATCCTAAGGCGCAAATGCTTAGCTGGGTTTATTTTCACAAACACCCGCAAAACGATTACTTTATTGGTGGCAAACGGGTTGCAAAACCGCATTATCGTTTTGATGTTTCTATTTTTGCCAATACCATGACGGAGCGTCATAAATCTCAGTTGACAAAACAACTCACTCAAGAGGTTTTGCGACTAGAAGGCACAGATGACAATCTTATGAATGCTGCGCGCGTTTGGGTGATGTTTCATGAAGTGGCCGACGGAAACTGGGGAGGTGCCGGACAAATTTACCACCTCAAAGATTTAATGAACATGATGCAACCCAAACACTGA
- a CDS encoding (2Fe-2S)-binding protein, with amino-acid sequence MAKNLQTHLEKLPETLTRDLDKNLCVCNEVPRLKVIEAIIEGADTLEAVRCQTYASDGNGCCKRQVQKLIDHLHPTALEDI; translated from the coding sequence ATGGCAAAAAACCTTCAAACCCATCTCGAAAAACTACCCGAAACCTTAACAAGAGATCTTGATAAAAACCTCTGTGTATGCAATGAAGTCCCTCGACTTAAAGTGATAGAAGCCATTATTGAGGGCGCAGATACCTTAGAAGCTGTGCGTTGCCAAACCTATGCATCTGATGGAAATGGCTGCTGCAAAAGACAGGTGCAAAAACTCATAGACCACCTTCACCCAACCGCATTAGAAGACATTTAA
- a CDS encoding Spy/CpxP family protein refolding chaperone — MKKTLLTLTLASLFTLPSLSFANDAAAPEAKPAAMQSAKPQHDKAFAKALKHSNFMPVLMKAVMKNRAELNLSDEQFAKLKAYKEKNSPAVMAQVKEVVALEKQAKELALKDGDAKEIASLGEKSFKLRHDIMMSKIECRDFVKSVLTAEQYQQLLANYGKKSPKKPA; from the coding sequence ATGAAAAAAACCCTACTGACCCTGACCCTAGCCTCACTTTTTACCCTACCTTCATTGAGTTTTGCCAATGACGCCGCTGCGCCAGAAGCTAAACCAGCTGCCATGCAATCTGCCAAACCGCAACATGACAAGGCCTTTGCAAAAGCCCTTAAACACAGTAACTTCATGCCTGTTTTGATGAAAGCTGTGATGAAAAACCGTGCTGAGTTAAATTTAAGCGATGAACAGTTTGCCAAACTTAAAGCCTACAAAGAGAAAAATTCTCCGGCGGTCATGGCTCAAGTGAAAGAAGTGGTGGCTTTAGAAAAACAAGCTAAAGAATTGGCCCTAAAAGATGGCGATGCTAAAGAAATCGCCAGTTTGGGTGAAAAATCTTTCAAACTGCGTCATGACATTATGATGTCTAAAATTGAATGTCGTGATTTTGTTAAATCGGTTTTAACAGCAGAACAATATCAACAGTTATTAGCCAACTACGGCAAAAAATCGCCTAAAAAACCTGCGTAA
- a CDS encoding GNAT family N-acetyltransferase: MPHPRSQLNKDLIILQADDLQKRLGNQFLKNHKQTPAGKQDELFVVKNTQQTLIGAARLEWIDHAYWLRNVYIEENSRRQGIGSTLIMGMQYVMGTHPTYCFAYEHLTEFYEKLGFNTISDSVLPVSLKEKFQRYLNQDKKICAMQFSPKPFKGY; the protein is encoded by the coding sequence ATGCCACATCCCCGATCACAACTGAACAAAGATTTAATTATTCTGCAAGCAGATGACCTGCAAAAGCGCTTGGGCAATCAGTTTTTAAAAAACCATAAACAAACACCCGCCGGCAAACAGGACGAATTGTTTGTAGTCAAAAACACCCAGCAAACCCTCATAGGCGCAGCACGCCTTGAATGGATAGATCATGCATATTGGCTAAGAAATGTTTATATTGAAGAAAATTCACGCAGACAAGGCATCGGCTCAACTTTGATTATGGGCATGCAGTATGTCATGGGAACACACCCTACCTATTGCTTTGCCTATGAACATCTCACAGAGTTTTACGAAAAGCTAGGTTTTAACACGATATCCGACAGTGTGCTACCCGTCTCTCTTAAAGAAAAGTTTCAGCGCTATCTAAACCAAGATAAAAAAATCTGCGCCATGCAATTCTCACCTAAACCCTTTAAAGGATATTAA
- the earP gene encoding elongation factor P maturation arginine rhamnosyltransferase EarP, with the protein MSFKRRWDIFCTVIDNYGDIGVCWRLAKLLVQVHQQAVRLWVDDLAALQKLHPNTQIDQAKQWLEGVEVCHWTSRAFDMVSMGDVAEVVIEAFGCELPIQYQQAMGQKGEASCVWINLEYLTAEPWAAECHGLGALQNNGVKRHFFFPGMTKGTGGLMCEPDYEVRRMEFLNSLTLQQRFCQRWNLPFDGLDDAIKVSLFAYENQGLLGLLDAFKNSSRRVVAFLPEGKLLNDLNAQLGLSLQAGQTWQTAQLTLVVMPFLPQAAYDELLWLCDLNFVRGEESFVRAQLAAKPFVWHIYPTEDQAHFDKLDAFLAIYPTLAILKQANVAWNQEQWHLEHWHTMVNVLPELLESAESWQNSIKQLGELSENLMTFAKKL; encoded by the coding sequence ATGAGTTTTAAAAGGCGTTGGGATATTTTTTGTACGGTTATCGATAATTATGGTGACATAGGTGTCTGTTGGCGCTTGGCAAAATTGTTGGTTCAAGTGCATCAGCAAGCGGTGCGCTTATGGGTTGATGACTTAGCGGCTTTACAAAAGTTGCATCCGAACACTCAAATAGATCAAGCTAAGCAATGGCTGGAAGGGGTTGAGGTTTGCCACTGGACTTCAAGGGCATTTGACATGGTGAGCATGGGTGATGTCGCAGAAGTGGTGATTGAAGCCTTTGGCTGTGAATTACCCATCCAGTATCAACAGGCAATGGGGCAAAAAGGCGAAGCCTCTTGTGTTTGGATTAACCTAGAATATTTAACCGCTGAACCCTGGGCTGCAGAGTGTCATGGACTGGGCGCTTTGCAAAACAATGGTGTTAAACGGCATTTCTTTTTTCCAGGCATGACCAAGGGCACGGGCGGATTGATGTGTGAGCCCGATTATGAAGTGCGCAGAATGGAGTTTTTAAACAGTTTGACCCTGCAGCAGCGTTTTTGTCAGCGTTGGAATTTGCCGTTTGATGGGTTGGATGACGCAATTAAAGTATCCTTGTTTGCCTATGAAAATCAAGGATTGTTGGGTTTGCTAGACGCCTTTAAAAACTCAAGTCGTCGCGTGGTGGCTTTTTTGCCGGAAGGTAAATTGTTAAATGATTTAAACGCTCAGTTGGGGTTAAGTTTGCAAGCGGGGCAAACTTGGCAAACGGCGCAGCTCACGCTTGTAGTGATGCCTTTTTTACCCCAAGCAGCTTATGATGAGCTTTTATGGTTGTGTGACCTGAACTTTGTTAGAGGAGAGGAGTCTTTTGTTAGAGCGCAACTGGCTGCCAAACCCTTTGTTTGGCATATTTATCCCACCGAAGACCAGGCGCATTTTGATAAGCTCGATGCCTTTTTAGCCATTTACCCAACCTTAGCCATCTTAAAACAAGCCAATGTGGCATGGAATCAAGAGCAGTGGCACCTTGAGCATTGGCATACTATGGTGAATGTATTACCAGAATTACTGGAGTCTGCTGAGTCTTGGCAAAATTCTATAAAACAATTAGGTGAGCTCAGTGAGAATTTAATGACTTTTGCCAAAAAGTTATAA
- a CDS encoding exonuclease SbcCD subunit D, which translates to MLKIIHTADWHLGRVLHNQSLLADQAVVLEQILTYIKDHQVDALLVAGDIYDRSIPPAEAIKLLNGFINQLALINVPIIMITGNHDGAERLSFASQQLQAAGVHILGNLNQVTVPVVLQKADVTVKVYGIPYADPESVRDAFGCEVKGYDEAHTFLVEQVKAVYEHNANNLLMSHCFVDGCETSESEKTLSIGGSDRVSFEPMMDFNYVALGHLHSPQQRGADHIRYSGSLLKYSFSEHQQKKGVTLLEFDEKGLVKHQHLTLKPQKEVRVLEGLLEEVIAQGKTDPHKEDYIMVRLTDQTALLDPMGKLRVVYPNILHLEKTLLTQAMGKTPNRDALKRGAEHMIQDFFKQVTGHEMTPEQLTIIEATLKSIHTQEA; encoded by the coding sequence ATGTTAAAAATCATCCACACCGCTGACTGGCACTTAGGTAGAGTGTTGCACAATCAATCCTTATTGGCCGATCAAGCAGTTGTTTTAGAACAAATTTTGACCTATATAAAAGACCATCAAGTGGATGCCTTGCTAGTGGCAGGCGATATTTACGACCGTTCTATTCCACCGGCTGAAGCCATCAAACTGTTGAACGGCTTTATCAATCAACTCGCTCTAATCAATGTGCCCATTATTATGATTACCGGTAATCATGATGGTGCAGAGCGTTTAAGTTTTGCGTCTCAACAATTGCAAGCCGCCGGGGTTCATATTTTGGGCAATCTCAACCAAGTCACTGTGCCGGTGGTTTTGCAAAAAGCAGATGTCACCGTAAAGGTATATGGTATTCCCTATGCCGACCCAGAAAGTGTGCGTGATGCTTTTGGGTGTGAAGTCAAAGGCTATGATGAAGCCCATACTTTTTTGGTTGAGCAAGTGAAAGCCGTTTATGAGCATAACGCCAATAACCTGTTGATGAGTCATTGCTTTGTGGACGGTTGCGAAACCTCTGAGTCTGAAAAAACCCTTTCAATTGGCGGTTCAGACCGAGTGTCGTTTGAACCCATGATGGATTTTAACTATGTCGCCCTAGGACATTTACACAGTCCACAGCAAAGGGGGGCCGATCATATTCGCTATTCAGGATCCCTTCTTAAATACAGCTTCTCAGAGCATCAACAAAAAAAGGGCGTCACCCTGTTAGAGTTTGATGAGAAGGGTCTGGTTAAACACCAACATCTCACCCTTAAACCCCAAAAAGAAGTCAGAGTTTTAGAAGGCTTATTAGAGGAGGTTATTGCCCAAGGTAAAACTGATCCGCATAAAGAGGATTATATAATGGTGCGCCTCACCGACCAGACGGCATTACTCGACCCTATGGGAAAACTGCGCGTGGTTTATCCTAATATTTTGCACCTAGAAAAAACTCTATTAACGCAAGCCATGGGCAAAACCCCCAATAGAGATGCCTTAAAACGCGGCGCCGAGCATATGATTCAAGACTTCTTTAAGCAGGTCACCGGACATGAGATGACCCCAGAACAACTGACTATTATCGAAGCCACGCTAAAATCCATTCACACCCAAGAAGCCTAA
- a CDS encoding GNAT family N-acetyltransferase — MAISETLTLRLISNLADIPAQDWDAMNVQQSPFLSHAFLSELETHNCASERFGWIPCHLALYENNQLIAALPLYQKYNNYGEFVFDQSWENAWKQVGLNYYPKLLSAIPYTPALGQRFLKNPAATDLSDEACQTALLNGAQQICLQNNLSGLHILFAHPTQQDWLNEQPAQITRHDCQFHWFNQNYQSFDDFLAALTGKKRKNIRQERKALAAQGIQFRQLNGHTASDEDWANFSHFYHKTFTEKWSTPTLNEAFFKAVAKKIPEQVLLVLADDAKGNCIAGALMYHSPTHLYGRHWGCVADVPFLHFECCFYQGIEFAIQNGLQVFEPGAGGEHKIARGFVPVQTQSSHWLTRNPFPEGIGDFCQRERQMIDEYMTETLEHIPYPVCPQNPLAFKP, encoded by the coding sequence ATGGCCATTTCTGAAACGCTGACTTTGCGATTAATTTCAAATCTTGCAGACATCCCCGCGCAGGATTGGGATGCTATGAATGTTCAGCAGTCGCCTTTTTTAAGCCACGCATTTCTGTCAGAGTTAGAAACACACAACTGTGCCAGTGAACGCTTTGGCTGGATTCCGTGTCATCTAGCCCTCTATGAAAATAATCAGCTCATTGCCGCCCTACCGCTTTACCAAAAATACAATAACTATGGCGAGTTTGTATTCGACCAAAGTTGGGAAAATGCTTGGAAGCAAGTGGGTTTAAATTATTATCCAAAATTACTTAGCGCCATTCCCTATACTCCCGCCCTAGGACAGCGTTTTTTAAAAAACCCTGCGGCCACTGACCTGTCTGACGAAGCCTGTCAAACGGCATTGCTTAATGGGGCACAACAAATCTGCCTGCAAAACAACCTCAGCGGCTTGCACATTTTGTTTGCCCACCCCACTCAACAAGATTGGTTGAATGAACAACCGGCTCAAATCACGCGACACGATTGCCAGTTTCATTGGTTTAACCAAAACTACCAATCTTTTGATGATTTTTTAGCGGCGCTGACCGGTAAGAAGCGTAAAAATATTCGCCAAGAACGCAAGGCGCTTGCGGCGCAGGGCATACAATTTAGGCAACTCAACGGCCACACTGCAAGCGATGAAGATTGGGCAAACTTTAGCCATTTTTACCACAAAACCTTTACCGAAAAATGGAGCACCCCAACGCTCAATGAAGCCTTTTTTAAAGCAGTTGCCAAAAAAATTCCCGAGCAGGTCTTGTTGGTATTGGCTGACGATGCCAAGGGCAACTGTATTGCCGGCGCTTTAATGTATCATTCGCCAACCCACTTATATGGTCGCCATTGGGGTTGTGTAGCCGATGTGCCCTTTTTGCATTTTGAATGTTGTTTTTATCAAGGCATCGAATTTGCCATCCAAAATGGGTTACAAGTTTTCGAACCTGGTGCGGGCGGTGAGCACAAAATTGCGCGCGGCTTTGTGCCAGTACAAACCCAATCAAGCCATTGGCTAACCCGCAATCCTTTCCCAGAAGGGATTGGTGATTTTTGCCAGCGCGAACGACAAATGATTGATGAATATATGACTGAAACCCTAGAACACATTCCTTACCCAGTGTGCCCACAGAATCCTTTGGCGTTTAAACCATGA
- a CDS encoding LysR family transcriptional regulator, translated as MGQLEEIEIFIRVVEAGGVGKAAEQLNMAKSAVSRRLADLEARLGIKLISRTTRTSNLTEAGRLYYEKSLRWLEALEEMNHEVSNQNAYLMGSLRMSVPLSFGLLHLKPAIEAFAKQHPQLHLEIDFTDRKVNLIEEGLDLALRIGRLQDSSIQARKLFRAQLGLYASPDYLAEKGEPKTFEDLEHHAILRYSNDPNPKLEMTDANGQLYEMPIKGNMSANNGEFLRDMAAAGQGLVVLPSFIAWQAEQQGALKRILPDFGIADVAGYLVYPQNRYLPQKSRLFIDYLAAYFAKNRIWEL; from the coding sequence ATGGGGCAGCTAGAAGAGATTGAAATTTTTATTCGGGTTGTTGAAGCCGGTGGGGTTGGCAAGGCAGCCGAGCAATTGAATATGGCGAAGTCTGCGGTTAGCCGCCGGTTAGCAGACTTAGAAGCTCGTTTGGGCATAAAACTCATCAGTCGCACCACACGCACTTCGAATCTAACCGAAGCCGGGCGTTTGTACTACGAAAAGTCGTTGCGATGGTTAGAAGCCTTGGAAGAAATGAATCATGAGGTGAGTAACCAAAATGCGTATTTAATGGGCAGCTTGCGGATGTCTGTGCCCTTGTCTTTTGGTTTATTGCATTTAAAACCTGCGATAGAAGCCTTTGCCAAACAGCACCCACAACTACATTTAGAAATAGACTTTACTGATAGAAAGGTGAATTTGATTGAAGAAGGGTTAGATTTAGCCTTGCGAATTGGGCGTTTGCAGGATTCCAGTATTCAAGCACGCAAGTTGTTCAGGGCGCAATTGGGTTTGTATGCCAGCCCAGATTATCTAGCCGAAAAAGGCGAGCCAAAAACTTTTGAGGATTTAGAGCATCACGCAATATTGCGCTATTCTAACGATCCGAATCCTAAGTTAGAAATGACAGATGCCAATGGTCAACTTTATGAAATGCCGATTAAGGGCAATATGAGCGCAAATAATGGTGAGTTTTTAAGAGATATGGCTGCAGCAGGACAAGGTTTGGTGGTATTACCAAGTTTTATTGCATGGCAAGCAGAGCAACAAGGCGCTTTAAAAAGAATTTTGCCGGATTTTGGGATTGCGGATGTGGCGGGATATTTGGTGTATCCGCAAAATCGCTATTTACCCCAAAAAAGTCGATTGTTTATTGATTATTTGGCGGCATATTTCGCCAAAAATAGAATTTGGGAACTCTAG